In Geminocystis sp. NIES-3708, a single window of DNA contains:
- a CDS encoding urease accessory protein UreD — MLTGSWQGKINLIYKHEENKTKIKSIYHQAPFNIQRPFYPEGNSICHSVILHTAGGIVGGDVLSQNIHLFPHSQVFITTPAATKIYRTSEKKAFQEIIINLENDTYLEYLPQETIVFNQCQYQQKLKVRLEDNAIWLGWEIIRFGRSARGETFTEGEWLNYTEIYHKNKPLWIDRQSFWGESQLFSAINGLANKPVVGSLILISTNTSNNFNFIDEIRELINSQFNDLILGVTTLQHGLLCRYHGDSVSEAKISLTAIWQLLRQKYGFNPLFKPRIW, encoded by the coding sequence ATGTTAACAGGAAGTTGGCAAGGGAAAATTAATCTTATTTATAAACATGAAGAAAATAAGACAAAAATAAAATCAATATATCATCAAGCACCTTTCAATATTCAACGTCCTTTTTATCCTGAAGGAAATTCAATCTGTCATAGTGTTATTTTACATACGGCTGGAGGAATTGTGGGAGGAGATGTTTTAAGCCAAAATATTCATTTATTTCCCCATTCTCAAGTATTTATTACTACTCCTGCGGCTACTAAAATTTATCGGACTTCAGAAAAAAAAGCTTTTCAAGAAATTATTATTAACCTAGAAAATGATACATATTTAGAATATTTACCCCAAGAAACAATTGTTTTTAACCAATGTCAATATCAACAAAAATTAAAAGTAAGATTAGAAGATAATGCTATATGGTTAGGATGGGAAATAATTCGTTTTGGTAGAAGTGCACGGGGAGAAACTTTTACGGAAGGTGAATGGCTTAACTATACAGAAATTTACCATAAGAATAAACCCTTATGGATAGATAGACAATCATTTTGGGGAGAAAGTCAACTTTTTTCAGCAATAAATGGTTTAGCAAACAAACCAGTAGTAGGCAGTTTAATTTTGATTTCAACAAATACTTCTAACAATTTTAATTTTATTGATGAGATTCGAGAATTAATTAATAGTCAATTTAATGATCTAATTTTAGGAGTAACAACCTTACAACACGGTTTATTATGTCGTTATCACGGTGATTCTGTCAGTGAGGCTAAAATTTCTTTAACAGCAATATGGCAACTATTACGACAAAAATATGGGTTTAATCCCCTTTTTAAACCTAGGATTTGGTAA
- a CDS encoding secondary thiamine-phosphate synthase enzyme YjbQ has product MKIYQEIIEIKTSGKCLHNITPKIKQVVIDSEITTGLCTVFLLHTSASLIIQENADPDVLADLTNFFSKLVPENNNDYLHSAEGVDDMPSHIRSVLTSTSENIIIRQGKLLLGTWQGLYLWEHRMRSHIRQVAIHIQGNKN; this is encoded by the coding sequence ATGAAAATTTATCAGGAAATAATTGAAATCAAAACCAGTGGTAAATGTCTTCATAACATTACCCCAAAGATAAAACAAGTTGTTATCGACTCAGAAATCACAACAGGTTTATGTACAGTTTTCCTTCTCCATACTAGTGCTAGTTTAATTATCCAAGAAAATGCCGATCCTGATGTCTTAGCTGATTTAACCAATTTTTTTAGTAAACTTGTTCCTGAAAATAATAATGATTATCTTCATAGTGCGGAAGGTGTTGATGATATGCCTAGTCATATTCGCTCAGTATTAACAAGTACTTCTGAAAATATTATTATTCGTCAAGGTAAATTATTATTGGGTACATGGCAAGGTTTATATTTATGGGAACATAGAATGCGATCGCATATTCGACAAGTAGCAATTCACATTCAGGGAAATAAAAACTAA
- a CDS encoding polysaccharide biosynthesis tyrosine autokinase: MIYEIDKFSGEELENVNQTSAINQRNKLRFYLNILKRKWLIIVGFIMIGFFPAFAISSRDPITYSGNFEMLVEPATSADKITDASTLARTGGNVDERLLSIDYPTILRILKSREILNDIATNISNRYSNIPKDFLLDSFNDSLIVEQAKEGQKNRLDTTKIITVRYKSLDPDFVLLVLNTIADKYLEYSKTEREKSLDSGVKFINEQLPKIKNRINNLQNQQQKLQLENQLVNPAVKGDSLFQINTASNQELLTLESQLKELNVLSNNLQKDLGLSVEESLIASTLSQEPKRQQLLIQLQQIESQIALESAKLTSNHPTLLNLKEQRDNISNLVNQETTKILNQNNINPNINPRVFAFQDNNRLNLIQKLIETQNQIDTLSSRYQSLSQNQIQTGNNLEIIPDVIKKYNELERQISLDTAILNQLTAQRETLAVEIAQKQIPWQLLSKPQIPIDEYGNIKGAKSDPTKKISFGIGTGLILGIIAAIAIEKKRDIFYEESDLKYYFGLPILGKILLDPEGKKKSNLEEGNFFEESSRVHKTIPPSQVSLSEIYTNIYFQLPHNNKNYLLISSLNPDDGQAYIAANLAKTAAKLDEKVLLIDTNIIQPEIQEYFDQPIRKGLTDLLQFPIIQDSIITEIGCEQNVSILTVGTNDADLPFSIGGEETQSLIHSISEDYTLILYNSSFFLQSYDLSLLAEKTQGIVFVVKLKETSHSLLTEAIQRIQTYNLNFLGFVIVE, encoded by the coding sequence GTGATATATGAAATTGATAAATTCTCTGGTGAAGAACTTGAAAATGTTAACCAAACTTCAGCAATAAATCAGAGAAATAAATTAAGATTTTATCTAAATATTTTAAAACGTAAATGGTTAATTATTGTAGGATTTATTATGATTGGTTTTTTTCCTGCTTTTGCCATTTCTAGTCGAGATCCTATAACTTATTCTGGTAATTTTGAAATGTTAGTTGAACCAGCAACTTCCGCAGACAAAATAACAGATGCTAGTACTTTAGCACGAACTGGAGGTAATGTTGATGAGCGTCTTTTAAGTATAGATTATCCCACTATTTTAAGGATTTTAAAAAGTAGAGAAATATTAAATGACATTGCCACAAATATTAGTAATAGATATTCTAATATTCCTAAAGATTTTCTATTAGATAGTTTTAATGATAGTTTGATAGTGGAACAGGCAAAAGAAGGTCAAAAAAATAGACTTGATACCACAAAAATTATTACTGTTAGATATAAAAGTTTAGATCCTGATTTTGTACTATTAGTATTAAATACAATTGCTGATAAATATTTAGAATATAGTAAAACAGAACGAGAAAAAAGTCTGGATTCAGGAGTAAAATTTATTAATGAACAATTACCAAAAATAAAGAATAGGATTAATAACTTACAAAATCAACAACAAAAGTTACAATTAGAAAATCAATTGGTTAATCCTGCCGTTAAAGGAGATAGTTTATTTCAAATAAATACAGCATCTAACCAAGAATTGTTAACATTAGAATCTCAATTAAAAGAGTTAAATGTCTTATCAAATAATTTACAAAAAGATCTGGGATTATCGGTAGAAGAATCTCTTATTGCTTCAACATTAAGTCAAGAACCAAAAAGACAACAATTATTAATTCAATTACAACAAATAGAATCTCAAATTGCTTTAGAATCTGCAAAATTAACATCAAATCATCCTACTTTATTAAACCTGAAAGAACAACGAGATAATATTAGTAATTTAGTTAATCAAGAAACCACAAAAATTTTAAACCAAAATAATATTAATCCTAATATTAACCCCAGAGTATTTGCTTTTCAAGATAATAATCGCCTTAATTTAATTCAAAAATTAATTGAAACTCAAAATCAAATTGATACTCTTTCTTCTCGTTATCAATCCTTAAGTCAAAACCAAATTCAAACTGGGAATAATTTAGAGATAATACCAGACGTAATTAAAAAATATAATGAATTAGAACGACAAATTAGTCTTGATACCGCTATCCTTAATCAACTCACCGCACAACGAGAAACTTTAGCAGTAGAAATCGCTCAAAAACAAATTCCTTGGCAATTACTGTCAAAGCCACAGATTCCTATTGATGAATATGGTAATATAAAAGGAGCTAAATCAGATCCCACAAAAAAAATTAGTTTCGGTATTGGTACAGGTTTAATATTAGGCATTATTGCTGCCATTGCTATTGAAAAAAAACGAGATATTTTCTATGAAGAAAGTGATTTAAAATACTATTTTGGATTACCCATTTTAGGAAAAATATTATTAGATCCTGAAGGGAAAAAGAAGTCAAATTTAGAAGAAGGAAACTTTTTTGAAGAATCTTCTCGTGTTCATAAAACTATACCTCCATCTCAAGTTTCTTTATCAGAAATTTATACGAATATATATTTTCAATTACCCCATAATAATAAAAATTATCTACTGATTTCTTCTCTAAATCCTGATGATGGACAAGCATATATTGCAGCTAATTTAGCAAAAACGGCGGCTAAACTTGACGAGAAAGTATTGCTAATAGACACTAATATTATACAGCCAGAGATTCAAGAATATTTTGACCAACCTATTCGCAAAGGCTTAACTGATTTATTGCAGTTTCCGATTATTCAAGATTCTATTATCACGGAAATAGGCTGTGAACAAAATGTTTCAATCCTTACCGTCGGCACTAACGATGCTGATTTACCTTTTAGTATTGGAGGAGAAGAAACCCAATCTTTAATTCATTCTATCAGTGAAGATTATACGTTAATTTTATATAACAGCTCTTTCTTTCTTCAATCTTATGATCTCAGTTTATTAGCAGAAAAAACCCAAGGCATTGTTTTTGTGGTCAAATTAAAAGAAACATCTCATAGTTTATTAACCGAAGCAATACAAAGAATTCAGACTTATAACCTTAATTTTCTTGGCTTTGTCATAGTCGAATAA
- a CDS encoding DNA double-strand break repair nuclease NurA: MLDLAKLASKMPNMGQEMQKDALASVERLQLAQSLLIKTQQQQDTLIKTQEEWSDRLIFTPATPIEPITTCVDIELADYSHSVFSADGSQIAPSHHEIAYCYLINIGRIMLHYGQNLHPLLDTLPEIYYKSEDLYASRKWGIRTEEWMSYKRTVAEAEVLAEMACTWVNPPGAHLNIPNLAMTDGSLIFWFLETIATEAREQILTPILQAWEQLRSTKIPLVGYISASRSMEAVNFLRLPQCTYDNPNCVVYCGEEINKTPCQKIEPIRDATLWSSTLKLRQRSAIFRSNSRILDLYGEKQHIYFCYLHVGTEVARVEFPQWVGEDSVLLNQALSITLTQVNKGFGYPVALAEAHNLAVVKGSDRSRFFALLEDQMIRAGLRNVGTSYKEARKRGSIA, from the coding sequence ATGCTTGATTTAGCGAAATTAGCCTCAAAAATGCCGAATATGGGGCAAGAAATGCAAAAAGACGCCCTAGCTAGTGTCGAAAGATTACAACTAGCACAATCTTTACTGATTAAAACTCAGCAACAACAGGATACCCTTATTAAAACACAGGAAGAATGGAGCGATCGCTTAATTTTTACCCCTGCAACCCCTATCGAACCAATTACAACTTGTGTTGATATAGAATTAGCTGATTATAGTCATAGCGTATTTTCTGCCGATGGCTCACAAATTGCCCCCTCTCACCATGAAATCGCCTACTGTTATTTAATTAATATTGGGCGGATTATGTTGCATTATGGACAAAATTTACACCCTCTTCTCGATACTTTACCAGAAATTTATTATAAAAGTGAAGATTTATACGCTTCTCGAAAATGGGGTATTCGCACAGAAGAATGGATGAGTTATAAACGCACGGTTGCTGAAGCTGAAGTATTAGCTGAAATGGCTTGTACTTGGGTTAATCCTCCCGGTGCTCATCTTAATATACCAAATTTAGCAATGACTGATGGTTCTTTGATATTCTGGTTTTTAGAAACTATCGCCACCGAAGCTAGAGAACAGATCTTAACCCCTATTTTACAAGCATGGGAGCAATTACGATCTACTAAAATTCCCTTAGTGGGTTATATTAGTGCTTCTCGCAGTATGGAAGCTGTTAATTTTCTGCGTCTTCCTCAATGCACTTATGATAATCCTAATTGTGTAGTTTATTGTGGTGAAGAAATTAATAAAACTCCTTGTCAGAAAATTGAGCCTATACGAGATGCTACTTTATGGAGTAGTACATTAAAGCTTCGTCAAAGAAGTGCTATCTTTCGTAGTAATTCTCGGATTTTAGATTTATATGGAGAAAAACAACATATTTATTTTTGTTATCTTCATGTAGGTACAGAAGTTGCCCGTGTGGAATTTCCTCAATGGGTAGGAGAAGACTCAGTTTTACTTAATCAGGCTTTAAGTATCACACTCACCCAAGTTAATAAAGGTTTTGGTTATCCTGTTGCTTTAGCAGAAGCCCATAATTTAGCAGTAGTGAAAGGTAGCGATCGTAGTCGTTTTTTTGCACTACTTGAAGATCAAATGATTAGGGCAGGATTACGTAACGTTGGCACATCCTATAAAGAAGCGCGTAAACGAGGTAGTATTGCTTAA